From one Candidatus Woesearchaeota archaeon genomic stretch:
- a CDS encoding glycosyltransferase has translation MKASVIVVTYNEERNIADCLNSLVNLDYNKKDYEILVVDGNSSDKTKDIAGDFIKKFKNKVKIRLINNPKRFIASSRNVGLRNAAYELIAFTDADCIVPKDWLKILVEGYEKLKGKSVAAVGGANIPPKNAPNFMAAVGIAFDSFLGSLGSAQAKKFSKITFVPSLPCCNALHSKKLLLEVGGFDEKLRNMCEDYDVNFKLRKRGYKIAVLPNSFVWHKLRSTPMKFLKNMYAYGKGRIFLMKRLKEFKFIYLLPIFFIVIVLLSFLSFFNKLFLIPLLYFPLVFLYSLCLCMKKGRINLAFHVFLVFVLEHFGYAVGEIAGLLKQ, from the coding sequence TTGAAAGCGAGTGTAATTGTTGTAACATATAACGAAGAAAGAAATATCGCAGACTGCCTGAATTCTCTTGTTAATCTTGATTATAATAAAAAAGATTATGAAATTTTAGTTGTTGATGGGAATTCAAGCGATAAAACAAAAGATATTGCCGGGGACTTTATTAAAAAATTTAAAAATAAAGTAAAAATAAGGCTAATAAACAATCCGAAAAGATTTATTGCCTCATCAAGGAATGTTGGCTTGAGAAATGCGGCTTATGAGCTTATTGCATTCACAGATGCAGACTGCATTGTTCCGAAAGACTGGCTTAAAATTTTAGTTGAAGGTTATGAAAAGCTGAAAGGAAAGAGTGTTGCTGCTGTTGGCGGGGCGAATATTCCTCCTAAAAATGCTCCGAATTTCATGGCTGCTGTTGGAATTGCATTTGATTCTTTTTTAGGTTCTTTGGGAAGCGCGCAGGCAAAAAAATTCAGCAAAATAACTTTTGTCCCAAGCCTGCCCTGCTGTAATGCGCTGCACAGCAAAAAATTATTGCTGGAAGTTGGCGGATTTGATGAAAAATTAAGGAATATGTGCGAAGACTATGATGTTAACTTTAAATTAAGGAAAAGAGGATATAAGATCGCTGTACTGCCAAACAGCTTTGTCTGGCACAAGTTAAGAAGCACACCCATGAAGTTTTTGAAAAACATGTATGCGTATGGGAAGGGCAGGATTTTTTTAATGAAAAGGCTGAAAGAGTTTAAATTTATTTATTTGCTGCCGATATTTTTTATAGTTATCGTGCTTCTGAGTTTTCTAAGTTTTTTCAATAAATTATTTTTAATTCCTTTGCTTTATTTCCCGCTTGTTTTTTTATACAGCCTTTGCCTTTGCATGAAAAAGGGCAGAATCAACCTGGCTTTTCATGTTTTTTTGGTGTTTGTTCTGGAGCATTTTGGGTATGCTGTTGGAGAGATCGCTGGGCTGTTAAAGCAGTGA
- a CDS encoding glycosyltransferase family 39 protein has translation MNNNKDYLIYAVLIALSIVGSLMYFNQPLADSDHYFDTTRFIQGRNAAIDSPWASRMLVPLIAAAFEPVFGISVAYSLLSILFYCLSSILVYVFFKNFFKSKDIGFISAIIFATSLPLIAWGGRPLIETAGFFFLFLGIAAIEWCLRKGRIIDYIVIGLVMAAAILAKDHNYILPIYFILSALFKDGFSFVKKINKILKILAALFISIIPAYLWRKLLSLHIASKYSNYINFFLQYQFNFITILWMFGFRTLITFHILWIPFIFGLFYDKDNGRRSFYLKNFILEFLAIIFIFVVVGLFSPRYAFILFPFVIPLAAYGLYEGSRKLAKKLKLKNFYWIIVAFLIVYALLSYFGASLYPEDASILKEDLLQMVFKRFNQIYGWLF, from the coding sequence ATGAACAATAACAAAGATTACCTGATTTATGCTGTTTTAATCGCTTTGAGCATTGTAGGATCTTTGATGTACTTCAACCAGCCTTTGGCGGATTCCGATCATTATTTTGACACAACAAGGTTCATACAGGGCAGAAATGCAGCAATTGATTCGCCATGGGCATCAAGGATGCTTGTTCCTTTGATTGCTGCTGCTTTTGAGCCGGTTTTTGGCATTAGTGTGGCTTATTCTTTGCTCAGCATTTTATTCTATTGTTTAAGCTCAATTCTTGTTTATGTTTTTTTTAAGAATTTTTTCAAGAGCAAAGATATCGGATTTATCTCTGCAATAATCTTTGCAACCTCTTTGCCATTAATTGCATGGGGCGGAAGGCCTTTGATTGAAACAGCAGGGTTTTTCTTTTTGTTTTTGGGGATTGCTGCGATAGAATGGTGCCTGAGAAAAGGCAGGATTATTGATTACATTGTAATTGGGCTTGTCATGGCGGCGGCAATATTGGCAAAGGACCACAACTATATTCTCCCGATTTATTTTATTTTAAGCGCATTATTCAAAGATGGCTTTTCTTTTGTTAAAAAAATAAATAAAATCCTGAAAATACTTGCTGCACTTTTTATTTCCATTATTCCGGCTTATTTGTGGAGGAAATTATTGAGCCTACACATAGCAAGCAAATACTCAAATTACATCAATTTTTTCCTCCAGTACCAGTTTAATTTTATTACAATATTATGGATGTTTGGGTTTAGAACGCTTATTACATTCCATATTTTATGGATTCCTTTTATTTTTGGGCTATTTTATGATAAAGATAATGGAAGAAGAAGTTTTTATTTAAAAAATTTCATACTGGAGTTTTTAGCAATAATCTTCATTTTTGTTGTTGTCGGCCTGTTCTCTCCGAGATATGCTTTCATATTGTTCCCTTTCGTCATTCCATTAGCGGCTTACGGGCTTTATGAAGGAAGCAGGAAGCTTGCAAAAAAATTAAAACTGAAAAACTTTTATTGGATAATTGTTGCGTTCTTAATAGTATATGCTCTGCTCTCTTATTTCGGGGCTTCGCTTTATCCTGAGGACGCATCTATTTTGAAAGAAGACCTGCTGCAGATGGTATTTAAAAGATTTAACCAAATTTATGGGTGGCTGTTTTGA
- a CDS encoding glycosyltransferase family 2 protein, with amino-acid sequence MTKKKIAIFIPTYNAAKTLPILIDRIPEKLKKEVKEIFVVDDASQDNTYFIGVGYKKEKNLSNLKVFKNEKNKGYGGNQKYAYQYAIDKGFDIVVMLHGDAQYAPEKIPYLLEPLEKGKADMVFGSRMKGNPLKGGMPLMKFIGNKILTWIENKVLGLNLSEYHSGFRLYSCAALKKIPFNLCADDFHFDTDILIQFKVANLRIAERPIPTYYGDEKSHVKIFSYGFNILKSLYGYLLHKYGIKKVKKFDIKPVR; translated from the coding sequence ATGACCAAGAAGAAGATTGCGATTTTCATTCCGACCTATAATGCTGCAAAAACGCTGCCAATCCTGATAGACCGGATTCCTGAAAAATTGAAAAAAGAGGTCAAGGAAATATTTGTTGTTGATGATGCGAGCCAGGACAATACATATTTTATCGGGGTTGGCTACAAAAAAGAAAAAAACCTGTCTAATCTGAAAGTTTTCAAGAATGAAAAAAACAAGGGTTATGGCGGAAACCAAAAATACGCATATCAGTATGCAATAGACAAGGGCTTTGACATTGTTGTAATGCTGCACGGAGATGCGCAGTATGCCCCTGAAAAAATACCTTATCTGCTTGAGCCATTGGAAAAAGGAAAGGCAGACATGGTTTTCGGCTCAAGGATGAAAGGCAATCCTCTGAAAGGCGGAATGCCTTTGATGAAATTCATTGGCAACAAGATCCTGACATGGATTGAAAACAAAGTGCTTGGCTTGAATTTATCAGAATATCATTCGGGGTTCAGGCTTTACAGCTGCGCAGCGCTTAAAAAGATTCCATTTAATTTATGCGCAGATGACTTTCATTTTGATACAGATATACTGATCCAATTTAAGGTTGCAAACCTGAGAATTGCTGAAAGGCCGATTCCAACCTATTACGGCGATGAGAAGAGCCATGTCAAGATCTTCAGCTATGGCTTCAATATCCTGAAATCACTTTATGGCTATCTGCTGCACAAATACGGAATTAAAAAAGTCAAAAAATTCGATATAAAACCGGTAAGATGA